A window from Kribbella jejuensis encodes these proteins:
- the uvrA gene encoding excinuclease ABC subunit UvrA: MSDRLIVRGAREHNLKDVSVDLPRDAMIVFTGLSGSGKSSLAFDTIFAEGQRRYVESLSAYARQFLGQMDKPDVDFIEGLSPAVSIDQKSTSRNPRSTVGTITEVYDYLRLLFARAGRPHCPECGEPIARQTPQQIVDRVLELEEGTRFQVLAPVVRGRKGEYVDLFRQLTGQGFSRARVDGETIQLTDPPKLDKQKKHSIDVVVDRLAVKSSAKQRLTDSVETALGLASGLVVLDFVDLPADDPHRERRFSEKLACPNDHPLAIDELEPRSFSFNSPYGACPVCTGLGTRMEVDPELLVPDPSKSLDEGAIQPWSGQNVTQYFERLLEALARDLKFKTSTPFGELPAKAKKALLTGHDKQVHVSYQNRYGRERSYYTNFEGVIPYVERRHAEASSDTGRERFEEYMREVPCLACNGARLKPISLAVTLGGKNIAEISAMSIDEVHDFLVRMELTPREKQIAERVVKEIGERLRFLLDVGLDYLALSRPAGSLSGGEAQRIRLATQIGSGLVGVLYVLDEPSIGLHQRDNRRLIDTLVRLKELGNTLIVVEHDEDTIDHADWVVDIGPGAGEHGGQVVVSGTVEDLRNHPDSITGAYVSGRKEIPIPAVRRPLTEGRELTIYGARQNNLKDLDVTIPLGVFVAVTGVSGSGKSTLVNDILYTSLARQIYGARAVPGRHTKISGMELVDKVIHVDQSPIGRTPRSNPATYTGVWDHVRKLFAETPEAKVRGYQQGRFSFNVKGGRCEACSGDGTLKIEMNFLPDVYVPCEVCHGARYNRETLEVHYKGKTVADVLDMPIEEAAEFFQAIPAISRHLKTLVEVGLGYVRLGQPAPTLSGGEAQRVKLASELQRRSTGRTVYVLDEPTTGLHFEDISKLLGVLSGLVDKGNSVLVIEHNLDVIKTADWLIDLGPDGGRRGGTLVAEGTPEEVAANPESYTGQFLAEILAGRAAKPSAKQSAAKALPAKKAPAKKTAAKKTVAKKTAAKKTTPTKKTTPTKKTAPRKRVAG, encoded by the coding sequence GTGTCTGACCGTCTGATCGTGCGTGGCGCACGTGAGCACAACCTGAAGGACGTCTCGGTCGACCTGCCGCGGGACGCCATGATCGTCTTCACCGGCCTGAGCGGGTCCGGGAAGTCCAGCCTGGCCTTCGACACGATCTTCGCCGAGGGCCAGCGGCGCTACGTCGAGTCGCTGTCGGCGTACGCGCGGCAGTTCCTCGGTCAGATGGACAAACCGGACGTCGACTTCATCGAGGGCCTGTCGCCGGCGGTCTCGATCGACCAGAAGTCCACCTCGCGGAACCCGCGCTCAACGGTCGGCACGATCACCGAGGTGTACGACTACCTCCGGCTGCTGTTCGCCCGGGCCGGCCGCCCGCACTGCCCCGAGTGCGGCGAGCCGATCGCGCGGCAGACCCCGCAGCAGATCGTCGACCGGGTGCTCGAGCTCGAGGAGGGCACCCGGTTCCAGGTGCTCGCCCCGGTGGTGCGCGGCCGCAAGGGGGAGTACGTCGACCTCTTCCGGCAGTTGACCGGTCAGGGCTTCTCGCGCGCCCGGGTGGACGGCGAGACGATCCAGCTCACCGATCCGCCGAAGCTCGACAAGCAGAAGAAGCACAGCATCGACGTGGTGGTCGACCGGCTCGCGGTGAAGAGTTCCGCGAAGCAGCGGCTGACCGACTCGGTCGAGACCGCGCTCGGTCTGGCCAGCGGCCTGGTGGTGCTCGACTTCGTCGACCTCCCGGCCGACGACCCGCACCGCGAGCGCCGGTTCTCCGAGAAGCTCGCCTGCCCGAACGATCATCCGCTGGCGATCGACGAGCTCGAGCCGCGCTCGTTCTCCTTCAACTCGCCGTACGGCGCCTGCCCGGTCTGCACGGGCCTCGGCACCCGGATGGAGGTCGACCCGGAGCTGCTCGTCCCGGACCCGTCGAAGTCGCTCGACGAGGGCGCGATCCAGCCCTGGTCCGGGCAGAACGTCACGCAGTACTTCGAGCGCCTCCTCGAGGCACTGGCGAGGGACCTGAAGTTCAAGACCAGCACACCGTTCGGCGAGCTGCCGGCGAAGGCCAAGAAGGCGCTGCTCACCGGCCACGACAAGCAGGTCCACGTCTCGTACCAGAACCGCTACGGCCGCGAGCGGTCGTACTACACCAACTTCGAGGGCGTGATCCCGTACGTCGAGCGCCGGCACGCGGAGGCGTCCAGCGACACCGGGCGGGAGCGCTTCGAGGAGTACATGCGCGAGGTCCCGTGCCTGGCCTGCAACGGCGCGCGGCTGAAGCCGATCTCGCTGGCCGTCACGCTCGGCGGGAAGAACATCGCCGAGATCAGCGCGATGTCGATCGACGAGGTGCACGACTTCCTGGTCCGGATGGAGCTGACGCCGCGCGAGAAGCAGATCGCCGAGCGGGTGGTGAAGGAGATCGGCGAGCGGCTGCGGTTCCTGCTCGACGTCGGCCTGGACTACCTGGCGCTGAGCCGGCCGGCGGGTTCGCTGTCCGGTGGTGAGGCGCAGCGGATCCGGCTCGCGACCCAGATCGGCTCCGGCCTGGTCGGCGTGCTGTACGTGCTCGACGAGCCGTCGATCGGTCTGCACCAGCGCGACAACCGGCGGCTGATCGACACGCTGGTCCGGCTCAAGGAGCTCGGCAACACGCTGATCGTCGTCGAGCACGACGAGGACACCATCGACCACGCGGACTGGGTCGTCGACATCGGCCCGGGCGCGGGCGAGCACGGCGGCCAGGTGGTCGTGTCGGGCACCGTCGAGGACCTGCGCAACCACCCGGACTCGATCACCGGTGCCTACGTGTCGGGCCGCAAGGAGATCCCGATCCCTGCAGTCCGCCGGCCGCTCACCGAGGGCCGCGAGCTCACCATCTACGGCGCCCGGCAGAACAACCTGAAGGACCTGGACGTGACCATCCCGCTCGGGGTGTTCGTCGCGGTCACCGGGGTGTCCGGCTCGGGCAAGTCGACGCTGGTCAACGACATCCTCTACACGTCGCTGGCTCGGCAGATCTACGGCGCCCGCGCGGTGCCGGGACGGCACACGAAGATCTCCGGCATGGAGCTGGTGGACAAGGTCATCCACGTCGACCAGTCACCGATCGGCCGGACACCGCGCTCGAACCCGGCGACGTACACCGGGGTCTGGGACCACGTCCGCAAGCTGTTCGCGGAGACGCCGGAGGCGAAGGTCCGTGGGTATCAGCAGGGCCGCTTCTCGTTCAACGTGAAGGGTGGCCGCTGTGAGGCCTGCTCGGGTGACGGCACGCTGAAGATCGAGATGAACTTCCTCCCGGACGTCTACGTCCCGTGCGAGGTGTGCCACGGCGCGCGGTACAACCGCGAGACGCTCGAGGTGCACTACAAGGGCAAGACGGTCGCGGACGTGCTCGACATGCCGATCGAGGAGGCAGCCGAGTTCTTCCAGGCGATCCCGGCGATCTCGCGGCACCTGAAGACGCTCGTCGAGGTCGGTCTGGGGTACGTGCGCCTCGGTCAGCCGGCGCCGACGCTGTCGGGTGGTGAGGCGCAGCGGGTGAAGCTGGCGTCGGAGCTGCAGCGGCGTTCGACCGGCCGGACGGTGTACGTGCTGGACGAGCCGACCACGGGTCTGCACTTCGAGGACATCAGCAAGCTGCTCGGCGTGCTGAGCGGTCTCGTAGACAAGGGCAACTCGGTGCTGGTGATCGAGCACAACCTCGACGTGATCAAGACCGCCGACTGGCTGATCGACCTCGGCCCGGACGGCGGTCGCCGCGGCGGCACGCTGGTCGCCGAAGGCACGCCGGAGGAGGTCGCGGCCAACCCCGAGTCGTACACGGGCCAATTCCTCGCCGAGATCCTCGCCGGCCGCGCCGCCAAGCCAAGCGCAAAACAGTCCGCCGCCAAGGCACTCCCGGCAAAGAAGGCACCAGCGAAGAAGACGGCCGCCAAGAAGACAGTCGCCAAGAAGACAGCTGCGAAGAAGACCACACCAACGAAGAAGACCACGCCAACGAAGAAGACGGCCCCCCGCAAACGCGTCGCCGGCTAA
- a CDS encoding MBL fold metallo-hydrolase, which yields MTEYHGNVKVGGPAQTHELAQLMITKVAVGPMDNNAYLLRCRQTDEQVLIDAANEAGTLLRLVGDAGLARVITTHRHQDHWEALAEVVARTGATTVAGRYDAEGIPVPTDQLVDDGDHIAVGQCSLRVIHLVGHTPGSIALVYDDPDGPPHLFTGDSLFPGGVGNTQGDKERFTSLINDVEAKLFNELPDETWVYPGHGSDTTLGTERPHLSEWRERGW from the coding sequence ATGACGGAGTACCACGGGAACGTCAAGGTCGGCGGGCCGGCGCAGACCCATGAGCTGGCCCAGCTGATGATCACCAAGGTCGCGGTCGGGCCGATGGACAACAACGCGTACCTGCTGCGCTGCCGGCAGACCGACGAGCAGGTGCTGATCGACGCCGCGAACGAGGCCGGCACGCTGCTCCGCCTGGTCGGCGACGCGGGCCTCGCGCGCGTCATCACCACACACCGCCACCAGGACCATTGGGAGGCGCTGGCCGAGGTCGTCGCCCGGACGGGCGCCACCACGGTCGCCGGGCGGTACGATGCGGAGGGCATCCCGGTGCCGACCGATCAGCTCGTCGACGACGGCGACCACATCGCCGTCGGCCAGTGCAGCCTGCGCGTTATCCACCTCGTCGGCCACACCCCCGGCTCGATCGCCCTGGTGTACGACGACCCGGACGGCCCACCCCACCTGTTCACCGGCGACTCGCTGTTCCCGGGCGGCGTCGGCAACACCCAGGGCGACAAGGAACGCTTCACGTCGCTGATCAACGACGTCGAGGCCAAACTCTTCAACGAGCTCCCCGACGAGACCTGGGTCTACCCCGGCCACGGCTCCGACACCACCCTCGGCACCGAACGCCCGCATCTGTCCGAATGGCGCGAGCGCGGCTGGTGA
- a CDS encoding TetR/AcrR family transcriptional regulator — protein MGRWEPNATDRLVVAALELFETNGYENTTVIGIAERAGLTKSTFFRHFQDKREVLFGRSSLADVLAEGIAKAPADAEPLEAVACALELLAQDVFTPERRDFIARRQAVVATHPELREREALKGLGLIAAMTGALERRGLPALTARVTAELGALALELAYTRWGSASRDFTEVAREALDEVRSAAPAR, from the coding sequence ATGGGCCGCTGGGAACCGAACGCGACCGATCGCCTGGTCGTCGCCGCGCTCGAACTGTTCGAGACGAACGGGTACGAGAACACGACGGTGATCGGCATCGCGGAGCGGGCCGGCCTGACCAAGAGCACGTTCTTCCGGCATTTCCAGGACAAGCGCGAAGTCCTGTTCGGCCGGAGTTCCCTCGCCGATGTGCTCGCCGAGGGAATCGCGAAGGCGCCGGCCGACGCCGAACCGCTCGAGGCAGTGGCCTGCGCGCTGGAACTGCTCGCCCAGGACGTCTTCACTCCGGAGCGCCGCGACTTCATCGCTCGGCGGCAGGCTGTCGTCGCGACCCATCCCGAACTGCGGGAACGCGAAGCGCTCAAGGGCCTCGGCCTGATCGCGGCGATGACCGGCGCGCTCGAGCGACGCGGCCTTCCGGCCCTCACCGCGCGGGTGACGGCGGAGTTGGGCGCGCTGGCACTGGAGCTCGCCTATACCCGCTGGGGCTCCGCTTCCCGGGACTTCACCGAGGTGGCCCGGGAGGCGCTGGACGAGGTCCGGTCCGCGGCGCCTGCGCGTTGA
- a CDS encoding NADP-dependent oxidoreductase: MSRAVEYETFGGPDVLEVRDVPEPHAGAGQVRIRVTVAGLNPMDWRIAAQPETAARFGLTPPAGFGYDFAGTVDEVGAGVAGFAIGDRVFGGALARAVADFVVLPVPTSLPDGLFRTPDGVSDEVAATIPIAGSTAVAALAATGVRSGDTVLVGGAAGGVGIFALQLAKLAGARVIGTASASTFDFLHRLGAEPVAYGDGLAERVRSGGVTAAIDLIGTEVAEAALALGVPAERIATIAAGPNPPGGVRATGGVNGGPDAVPRILDAIVAGELTVPIAASFPIEKIQDAVAYQATGHVHGKVVVTL, from the coding sequence ATGAGCCGCGCCGTCGAGTACGAGACCTTCGGAGGTCCGGACGTCCTGGAGGTCCGCGACGTACCCGAGCCGCACGCCGGCGCGGGGCAGGTCCGCATCCGGGTCACCGTCGCCGGACTGAACCCGATGGACTGGCGGATCGCCGCCCAGCCCGAGACGGCGGCCAGGTTCGGCCTCACTCCCCCGGCCGGCTTCGGCTACGACTTCGCCGGCACGGTGGACGAGGTGGGCGCCGGGGTCGCGGGGTTCGCGATCGGCGACCGGGTCTTCGGTGGGGCGTTGGCACGCGCGGTGGCCGATTTCGTGGTGCTGCCGGTACCGACCTCGTTACCTGACGGGCTGTTCCGAACGCCGGACGGCGTGAGCGACGAGGTGGCCGCGACGATTCCGATCGCCGGGTCGACCGCGGTTGCCGCGTTGGCGGCGACGGGCGTGAGGTCCGGTGACACGGTGCTGGTCGGTGGGGCTGCCGGCGGAGTCGGGATCTTTGCGCTCCAGCTCGCGAAGCTGGCCGGTGCACGGGTCATCGGAACCGCCTCGGCAAGCACCTTCGACTTCCTCCACCGGTTGGGCGCTGAGCCGGTCGCCTACGGCGATGGCCTCGCGGAGCGGGTGCGCTCCGGCGGAGTGACAGCGGCGATCGATCTGATCGGGACCGAGGTGGCCGAGGCCGCACTCGCGCTCGGGGTGCCGGCGGAGCGGATCGCGACCATCGCAGCTGGCCCGAATCCGCCTGGCGGCGTCCGGGCGACCGGTGGCGTCAACGGCGGGCCGGACGCCGTACCGCGGATTCTCGACGCGATCGTGGCGGGCGAGCTGACGGTACCGATCGCGGCGTCGTTCCCGATCGAGAAGATTCAGGATGCCGTCGCGTACCAGGCGACCGGTCACGTCCACGGGAAGGTCGTGGTCACGCTCTGA
- a CDS encoding GNAT family N-acetyltransferase: protein MEARRGRLVADLQDPEKYTVVAEVGGEIAGYALVLGHKVSPDDPPTTAPDGYYLIGLIVAPKWRRRGIGDLLTIERMRWVAERAYEVYYFANLQNGATLDLHQRFGFTEVTREFTFPNAPLKPGTCVLLRAPLNR, encoded by the coding sequence GTGGAGGCTCGGCGGGGGCGGTTGGTGGCGGATCTGCAGGATCCAGAGAAGTACACGGTGGTCGCGGAGGTCGGTGGGGAGATTGCCGGGTACGCGCTCGTGCTCGGGCACAAGGTGTCGCCCGATGACCCGCCGACGACGGCGCCCGACGGGTACTACCTGATCGGGCTGATCGTCGCACCGAAGTGGCGGCGGCGCGGGATCGGGGACCTGCTGACGATCGAGCGGATGCGGTGGGTGGCCGAGCGCGCCTACGAGGTCTACTACTTCGCGAACCTGCAGAACGGCGCAACCCTCGACCTCCACCAGAGGTTCGGGTTCACCGAGGTCACCCGCGAGTTCACCTTCCCGAACGCTCCACTCAAGCCTGGCACCTGCGTACTCCTCCGGGCCCCGCTCAATCGCTGA